Proteins from a genomic interval of Lycium ferocissimum isolate CSIRO_LF1 chromosome 2, AGI_CSIRO_Lferr_CH_V1, whole genome shotgun sequence:
- the LOC132045592 gene encoding RNA polymerase II C-terminal domain phosphatase-like 1: MYKSVVVLYEGERLVGEVELNGVVWGEKVIRISHYSQSSERCPPLAVLHTITTGNGNGISFKLEPTKSSKTLLNQDSSSPLFLLHSTCLRDNKTAVMSLGREELHLVAMQSRNIGGQCPCFWGFKVASGLYDSCLTMLNLRCLGIVFDLDETLIVANTMRSFEDRIEALQRKINSESDPQRASAMLAEVKRYQEDKIILKQYAENDQVVDNGKVIKSQSEVFPALSDNHQPIVRPLIRLQDRNIILTRINPMIRDTSVLVRLRPAWEDLRSYLTARGRKRFEVYVCTMAERDYALEMWRLLDPDSNLINSKELLDRIVCVKSGLRKSLFNVFQSGNCHPKMALVIDDRLKVWDEKDQPRVHVVPAFAPYFAPQAEGNNSVPVLCVARNVACNVRGGFFKDFDEGLLQRISEVAYEDEIKQVPSAPDVSNYLISEDDPSAANGNKDSLGFDGMADNEVERRLKETMLASASVPSQVTNLDPRLAPALQHPVPPVISQPTIQGPVVSFPAQHLPQVTSVIKSSVTHISPQDTSLQSSPAREEGEVPESELDPDTRRRLLILQHGQDTRDQVASEPKFSMGTPPLQVSVPPRVQPHGWFPVEEEMSPRQLNRALPPKEFPLNSESMHINKHRPPHPPFLPKMESSVPSDRVLFESQRLPKEVIPRDDRMRFNQSQPSFHPMPGEEISLGRSSSSNRDLDLEPGHCDPYLETPAGALQDIAFKCGTKVDFKSGVLSSPELQFSLEVSFAGEKIGEGFGRTRKEAQRQAAEESLMNLADKYLSRLKPDSSSTLGDGFRFPNASDNGFIDNMSSFGYPSYPREDRVSHSFASEPPRVLDPRLEVFKKSVGSVGALRELCAIEGLGLAFQTQPQLSTIPGQKSEIYAQVEIDGQVFGKGIGSTWDDAKAQAAERALVALKSELGQFSNKRQGSPRSLQQGFSNKRLRPEYSRGVQRVPSSGRFLKNPSAMP, encoded by the exons atgtATAAATCGGTGGTGGTATTGTATGAAGGAGAGAGATTAGTGGGAGAAGTGGAATTGAACGGTGTCGTATGGGGGGAGAAGGTAATAAGAATATCTCACTATTCGCAATCAAGTGAGAGATGTCCACCACTTGCAGTGCTACACACAATTACTACTGGAAATGGAAATGGAATAAGCTTCAAATTGGAACCTACAAAATCATCAAAGACGCTGTTGAACCAAGACTCATCATCGCCGCTCTTTCTTTTGCATTCCACGTGTCTCAGAGATAACAAG ACTGCAGTGATGTCACTTGGAAGAGAGGAGCTTCATTTAGTTGCCATGCAGTCTAGAAATATTGGCGGACAGTGTCCTTGCTTTTGGGGATTTAAGGTTGCATCAGGGCTTTATGATTCTTGTCTAACAATGCTAAACCTCAGGTGTCTTGGCATTGTATTTGATCTTGATGAGACACTCATAGTTGCCAACACAATGCGTTCATTTGAGGATAGAATAGAGGCCTTGCAGCGGAAAATAAATTCAGAGTCAGATCCGCAGCGTGCCTCTGCTATGCTGGCTGAGGTCAAGCGTTATCAGGaggataaaattattttaaagcaATATGCCGAAAATGATCAGGTTGTTGACAATGGAAAGGTGATCAAATCTCAGTCTGAGGTTTTCCCGGCGCTGTCTGATAATCACCAACCTATTGTCAGACCCCTGATTAGGTTGCAAGATAGAAACATTATTCTTACTCGTATTAATCCAATG ATCCGCGATACTAGTGTTCTCGTGAGATTGAGACCTGCATGGGAGGATCTCCGAAGCTATCTCACTGCAAGGGGTCGGAAGCGCTTTGAAGTTTATGTATGCACAATGGCTGAAAGAGATTATGCTTTAGAAATGTGGCGGCTTCTTGATCCAGATTCAAACTTGATTAACTCAAAAGAACTCTTGGATCGTATTGTCTGTGTCAAGTCTG GCTTGAGGAAATCTTTGTTCAATGTATTCCAAAGTGGAAATTGTCATCCTAAGATGGCATTGGTGATTGATGATCGCTTGAAAGTGTGGGATGAGAAGGATCAACCACGAGTGCACGTTGTTCCTGCATTTGCTCCATATTTTGCACCTCAAGCTGAA GGCAACAATTCTGTTCCTGTCCTTTGTGTTGCCAGAAATGTAGCCTGCAATGTCAGAGGTGGTTTCTTCAA AGATTTTGATGAAGGCCTATTACAGCGAATATCTGAAGTTGCATATGAAGATGAAATTAAGCAAGTTCCTTCTGCGCCTGATGTTAGCAACTATTTGATTTCGGAG GATGATCCTTCAGCTGCAAATGGGAATAAAGATTCACTTGGATTTGATGGAATGGCTGATAATGAGGTCGAAAGGAGACTAAAG GAAACAATGTTGGCTTCAGCAAGTGTTCCGTCTCAAGTGACAAATTTGGATCCAAGACTTGCACCAGCTCTCCAGCACCCTGTCCCACCTGTTATTTCACAACCAACCATTCAAGGGCCAGTGGTGTCTTTTCCTGCTCAGCATCTCCCTCAAGTGACTTCTGTAATTAAATCATCAGTGACTCATATAAGTCCTCAGGATACAAGTTTGCAAAGTTCTCCTGCTAGGGAAGAGGGTGAGGTGCCAGAATCTGAATTAGATCCTGATACAAGGAGGAGATTACTTATATTGCAACATGGTCAAGACACGAGAGATCAAGTAGCAAGTGAACCAAAGTTTTCTATGGGGACTCCTCCATTACAAGTGTCTGTACCACCTCGGGTGCAGCCACATGGTTGGTTTCCAGTTGAGGAAGAGATGAGCCCTAGGCAACTTAATCGAGCCTTACCTCCCAAGGAATTTCCTTTAAATTCAGAGTCTATGCATATTAACAAACATCGGCCTCCTCATCCGCCATTTCTTCCCAAAATGGAGAGCTCTGTGCCATCTGATAGAGTTCTTTTCGAGAGCCAGAGGCTGCCAAAAGAG GTAATCCCTCGGGATGACAGGATGAGATTTAACCAGTCACAACCTAGCTTTCATCCCATGCCAG GTGAGGAAATCTCCTTGGGTCGGTCATCTTCCAGCAACAGGGATCTTGACCTTGAACCTGGACATTGTGATCCATATTTAGAAACACCTGCTGGAGCTTTACAGGATATTGCATTCAAGTGTGGAACAAAG GTCGATTTCAAATCAGGTGTACTTTCAAGTCCGGAACTGCAGTTCTCCTTGGAG GTGTCGTTTGCAGgagaaaaaattggagaaggATTTGGCCGGACGAGAAAGGAAGCACAACGACAGGCTGCTGAGGAATCTCTTATGAATCTGGCTG ACAAATACTTGTCACGTCTCAAACCTGATTCCAGTTCCACACTGGGTGATGGATTTAGGTTTCCAAATGCAAGTGATAATGGGTTTATTGACAACATGAGTTCTTTTGGGTATCCATCATATCCGAGGGAGGATCGTGTCTCACATTCTTTTGCATCAGAGCCCCCCAGAGTGTTGGATCCAAGGCTTGAGGTTTTTAAGAAGTCAGTGGGTTCAGTTGGCGCCCTAAGAGAACTA TGTGCGATTGAAGGACTTGGTTTGGCATTCCAAACTCAGCCTCAACTCTCAACTATTCCGGGCCAGAAAAGTGAAATATATGCCCAG GTGGAAATAGATGGACAAGTATTTGGCAAAGGAATTGGTTCAACATGGGATGATGCTAAAGCACAG GCTGCTGAAAGGGCTCTTGTTGCTTTAAAGTCAGAGCTGGGTCAGTTTTCTAACAAGCGTCAGGGTTCTCCGAG
- the LOC132045529 gene encoding wings apart-like protein 2, producing the protein MIVRTYGRRSRSMSRSYSESGLNDNVSQENSQDIYSFGFSSQDSVHWSSNFNNSQDPFDVGSSQELTILPSRKEDREDFEGGHDDGVLWKPKKVKMFDWEPYGSLNSSQESDEFLMEYGSLEKFDGGLQEPKKAKKTGKGKENGVLLKKKKKVKSKDLGLPSLGPTATLMETQECGEMMEHMDEVNFALDGLRKGQPVRIRRASLLSLLSICGTAQQRRLLRAHGMAKTIIDAVLGLSFDDSPSNLAAAALFYILTSDGGDDHLLDSPSCIRFLIKLLKPVAAPASTAKAPTIGSKLLAMRLDADVSQDCVKGLDSTSSSITRKVQDVLVSCKEIKPNDGNDGHNRPELNPKWISLLTMAKACLSTISIEDTSGTMRKSGGNFKEKLRELGGLDAVFVVARSCHSVLEGWSKQSSQSILDSKDNAAVESLVLLLKCLKIMENATFLSMDNQNHLLQMKGKFDSLNSPRSFTKLILSVIKILSGASLRRTSLESSNDGKVCNLSDGTARASELRSLSDNKDGGCQILCIDSSTTCYTSEGSCSQKNLSETQTDQIGSSRSNLDYASTSTSDSWQLKLRIESSKSGSCSGASEDFGFGVNKNSSRVNFLIGDSQRSNGEKSLELMEESQDPFAFDDDFEPSRWDLLSTKQKPSQTQIRQTSLLERDDGCQSLIVRSQQESSSQENKQESSSKENNQSGQASCCSDADAEMSTLLADCLLTAVKVLMNLTNDNPMGCQQIAASGGLEALSALIASHFPSFSLHLDCNGSSKSTVGSDSDGHLSDQELDFLVAILGLLVNLVEKDGCNRSRLAAASVSLPGSEGLFEGETQTDVIPLLCAIFLANQGAGEAAGEGKSLQWDDEEAVLQGEKEAEKMIIEAYSALLLAFLSTESKSIRQAIAGYLPDHKLSVLVPVLERFVEFHMTLNMISPETHSTVLEVIESCRVR; encoded by the exons ATGATCGTTAGAACTTACGGCCGGCGTAGTAGAAGCATGTCTCGAAGTTACTCTGAATCAGGCTTAAACGACAACGTTTCACAGGAAAATTCACAAGATATTTACAGTTTTGGGTTTTCATCTCAAGACTCTGTTCACTGGTCATCGAATTTCAATAATTCGCAAGATCCATTTGATGTTGGGTCATCTCAGGAATTGACTATTTTGCCCTCAAGAAAAGAGGATAGAGAGGATTTTGAGGGTGGTCATGATGATGGGGTTTTATGGAAACCCAAGAAAGTAAAGATGTTTGATTGGGAGCCTTATGGTAGTTTGAATTCATCACAAGAATCAGATGAATTTTTAATGGAATATGGTAGTCTTGAGAAATTTGATGGGGGTTTACAAGAACCGAAAAAGGCGAAGAAGACTGGAAAGGGTAAGGAAAATGGGGttttgttgaagaagaagaagaaggtgaaATCGAAGGATTTGGGGTTGCCTTCGTTGGGTCCAACGGCGACGTTGATGGAGACTCAAGAATGTGGTGAGATGATGGAACATATGGATGAAGTGAATTTCGCGTTGGATGGTTTGAGGAAAGGGCAGCCTGTGAGGATAAGAAGGGCGAGTTTATTGTCGTTGTTATCTATATGTGGAACAGCTCAGCAGCGTCGCCTTTTAAGGGCTCACGG GATGGCAAAAACAATTATTGATGCTGTTTTGGGACTCAGCTTTGATGACTCACCTAGCAACCTTGCTGCAGCAGCTCTATTCTACATTTTGACCAGTGAT GGAGGAGACGACCACCTTCTCGATTCACCCAGCTGCATTCGCTTTCTTATAAAATTGTTAAAACCAGTTGCTGCTCCTGCTTCCACAGCAAAAGCTCCAACTATTGGGAGCAAACTTTTGGCGATGCGCTTAGATGCTGATGTTTCTCAGGATTGTGTAAAAGGGCTAGATTCTACTTCCTCTTCAATAACCCGCAAGGTGCAGGACGTTCTTGTTTCTTGCAAGGAAATAAAGCCAAATGATGGAAATGATGGACACAACAGACCAGAGTTAAACCCAAAATGGATTAGTCTACTGACAATGGCAAAAGCTTGCTTGTCTACTATCTCTATTGAAG ATACTTCTGGTACTATGCGGAAAAGTGGGGGCAATTTCAAAGAAAAGCTGAGAGAGCTTGGAGGACTTGATGCAGTCTTTGTGGTGGCAAGGAGTTGTCACTCTGTTTTGGAG GGGTGGTCAAAGCAAAGCTCACAGTCTATCTTAGATTCTAAAGATAATGCTGCTGTAGAAAGTCTGGTGCTACTCTTAAAATGTTTGAAGATCATGGAAAATGCGACCTTTCTTAGTATGGACAATCAG AATCACTTACTTCAAATGAAAGGGAAGTTTGATAGTCTGAACTCCCCAAGGTCTTTCACAAAGCTAATCTTAAGTGTGATCAAGATTCTCTCAG GGGCTTCCCTGCGTAGAACTTCTTTGGAAAGTTCCAATGATGGAAAAGTCTGTAACCTCTCTGATGGAACTGCTCGTGCTTCAGAATTACGTTCACTATCAGACAACAAGG ATGGTGGTTGTCAGATTTTGTGCATTGATTCTTCTACGACATGCTATACAAGTGAAGGTTCCTGTTCCCAGAAGAACTTAAGTGAAACTCAAACTGATCAGATTGGTTCGTCCAGATCTAATTTAGATTATGCTAGCACTTCCACCAGTGATTCGTGGCAGCTTAAATTGAGGATTGAATCCTCCAAGTCTGGGTCATGTAGTGGAGCTTCTGAGGACTTCGGTTTTGGGGTCAACAAGAATTCATCAAGAGTGAATTTTTTGATTGGTGATAGTCAAAGAAGTAATGGAGAAAAGAGTCTTGAACTTATGGAAGAGAGTCAAGACCCTTTTGCatttgatgatgattttgaaccttCACGATGGGATTTACTGTCTACTAAGCAAAAGCCATCGCAAACTCAAATTAGGCAGACATCACTTCTTGAACGTGATGATGGATGCCAATCTCTCATTGTGCGAAGCCAGCAAGAGTCAAGTAGCCAAGAGAACAAACAAGAGTCAAGTAGCAAGGAGAACAATCAATCTGGTCAGGCCTCTTGTTGTTCTGATGCAGATGCGGAAATGTCGACCCTTCTGGCAGATTGCCTTCTCACAGCTGTTAAG GTCCTGATGAACTTGACAAATGACAACCCTATGGGCTGTCAGCAAATTGCTGCCAGTGGTGGACTGGAAGCTTTGTCTGCTTTGATCGCCAGCCATTTTCCGTCCTTCAGCTTGCATTTGGATTGTAATGGGTCATCAAAATCAACTGTTGGGTCTGACAGTGATGGCCATCTCAGTGATCAAGAGCTAGATTTTCTTGTTGCTATTTTGGGTTTGCTTGTCAATTTGGTGGAGAAGGATGGCTGCAATAG GTCTAGACTTGCAGCTGCTAGTGTTTCATTGCCTGGATCAGAAGGTTTGTTTGAGGGGGAGACCCAGACAGATGTAATCCCTCTGCTATGTGCAATCTTTCTGGCAAATCAAGGGGCTGGAGAGGCTGCTGGGGAAGGAAAAAGTTTGCAATGG GATGATGAAGAGGCTGTATTACAGGGAGAGAAAGAGGCTGAAAAAATGATTATTGAAGCTTATTCAGCTCTCCTTCTTGCCTTCCTTTCAACTGAGAG CAAGAGCATACGGCAGGCAATTGCTGGTTACTTACCAGATCATAAATTGTCCGTTCTTGTACCTGTGCTGGAGAGATTTGTG